The proteins below come from a single Accipiter gentilis chromosome W, bAccGen1.1, whole genome shotgun sequence genomic window:
- the LOC126035292 gene encoding uncharacterized protein LOC126035292, which produces MGKYLEKWAPPMFWKFTPEQVQDPEELVKYLEKVCCHPGSSREIEITATCWGLAHAYRALFDTTQYPQGEEKLSRANNKTMSTAATQTSTMDAAAPPGLARSIAGTQTLATGTVTPPAPATRTRATQTSTTGTTAPPAPAMSTAATQTSATDTVVIQNPVSDTATEPEDQIGPVSVAHAQKKKYTKISARLAKDEGEPGSSQEQEEEAEPEVITWSLSLSELWDMRKDFGHRIGENIITWLLRCWDNGANSLELEGREAKQLGSLAREGGIDKAIGRGTQAISVWRRLLSSVKERYPFKEDVICQSSKWTTMEKGIQYLRELAVLETIRHDPDNPQLPKDPDEVQCTRPMWRKFVRSTPSSYANALAIMAWKDEEAPTMDEAARQLRQYEENLSSSLQACISAVEKLSQDVQQIKEDMSYSTLVRTNISAIRSERSSAQEREYRRYTPRGAPWFYLCDHGEDMRKWDGKPTLVLNAQVREL; this is translated from the coding sequence atgggcaagtacctagaaaagtgggcacctccaatgttttggaaattcacccctgaacaagtgcaggatccagaagaactagtaaaatatttggaaaaggtatgctgtcaccccggcagctccagagagatagaaatcactgcaacgtgctggggcctggcccatgcctatcgagccctgttcgacaccactcagtaccctcaaggggaagagaaactCTCTAGagctaacaacaaaacgatgagcaccgcagccacccaaacctcaacaatggaCGCTGCGGCacctccaggcctggcaaggagcattgcaggcacccagaccttggcgacaggcactgtgacccctccagccccggcaacgagaactcgggctacccaaacctcaacaacaggcactacagcccctccagccccggcaatgagcacagccgctacccaaacctcggcgacagacactgtgGTTATCCAGAACCCagtgagcgatactgcaactgaaccagaggaccaaattggaccagtatcggttgcccatgcacagaaaaagaaatatacaaaaatatcagctcgcttagcgaaggatgaaggtgaaccagggtcatcacaggaacaggaggaagaggcagaaccagaggtaataacctggtccctatccttgagtgagctgtgggacatgcgaaaagattttggccaccgTATAGGTGAaaatattatcacctggctcctcagatgctgggacaatggggctaatagcttggaattagaaggtagggaagccaagcagctgggatcacttgcgagggaaggtggcattgataaggcaattggaagagggacacaagccatcagtgtctggaggcgactcctgtcaagtgtgaaggaaaggtatccctttaaggaagatgttatatgtcaatcaagcaagtggaccaccatggaaaaaggtattcaatatctgagggaattagctgtgctagagacgattcgtcatgacccagacaacccacaattacccaaagatccagacgaagtccaatgcacacgacccatgtggcggaagtttgtacggagcacaccatcgtcctatgccaacgcattggcaataatggcctggaaagacgaagaggcaccgacaatGGATGAAgcggctcgccaactccgtcaatatgaagaaaatctctcctcctccctacaagcctgcatttcagctgtggagaagctttcccaggatgtccaacaaatcaaagaggatatgtcctactccacacttgtcaGGACCaatatctcagctattaggagtgagcggtcttctgcccaagaaagagaatatagaaggtacacaccgcgaggtgccccgtggttttacctatgtgatcatggagaggacatgaggaaatgggacggaaaacctaccttggtcctaaatgcacaggtacgtgaactgtga